One genomic window of Microscilla marina ATCC 23134 includes the following:
- a CDS encoding UDP-glucuronic acid decarboxylase family protein produces MKRVLITGAAGFLGSHLSDRFIKEGYHVIGMDNLITGSMDNIEHLMPLKEFEFHHHDVSKYVYVAGDLDYILHFASPASPIDYLQIPIQTLKVGSLGTHNLLGLARSKKARMLIASTSEVYGDPLVHPQNEDYWGNVNPIGPRGVYDEAKRFQEAITMAYHTFHGLETRIIRIFNTYGPRMRLDDGRALPAFIGQALQGKDLTVFGDGSQTRSFCYVDDLVEGIYRLLMSDYAHPVNIGNPDEISIKDFAEEIIKLTGTDQKIIYKDLPKDDPKQRKPDITRAKEMLGWEPKVSRAEGLKITYEYFKNYLAKKSAQEAQV; encoded by the coding sequence ATGAAAAGGGTTTTGATCACAGGAGCAGCAGGTTTTTTGGGCTCTCACCTTAGCGATCGTTTTATCAAAGAAGGGTACCATGTTATAGGAATGGATAACCTGATTACAGGTTCAATGGATAACATAGAGCACTTAATGCCCCTCAAAGAATTTGAGTTTCATCATCACGATGTTTCTAAATATGTGTATGTAGCAGGTGACTTAGACTACATTTTGCACTTTGCTTCACCTGCCAGCCCTATTGACTATCTTCAGATTCCTATTCAAACGCTTAAGGTGGGCTCTTTAGGTACACACAATCTATTGGGGCTTGCCAGGTCAAAAAAGGCCCGTATGCTAATTGCCTCCACTTCAGAAGTGTATGGAGACCCCTTGGTACACCCTCAAAACGAAGACTATTGGGGCAATGTAAATCCAATTGGTCCCCGTGGAGTATACGACGAAGCAAAACGGTTTCAGGAAGCCATTACTATGGCATACCACACATTTCATGGACTCGAAACCCGCATCATTAGAATATTCAATACTTATGGTCCTCGTATGCGTCTGGATGATGGTCGTGCCTTGCCGGCGTTTATAGGACAAGCTTTACAAGGCAAAGATTTGACGGTGTTTGGCGATGGTTCACAAACGCGTTCGTTTTGTTATGTAGATGATTTGGTGGAAGGTATTTACCGTTTGCTAATGAGCGACTATGCCCACCCTGTAAACATTGGTAATCCTGACGAAATCAGCATCAAAGATTTTGCTGAGGAAATTATAAAGCTTACGGGTACCGATCAAAAAATTATTTACAAAGATTTGCCGAAGGATGACCCTAAGCAACGAAAACCAGACATTACCCGCGCCAAAGAAATGCTTGGTTGGGAACCAAAGGTATCACGCGCTGAGGGACTTAAAATTACTTACGAATACTTTAAAAATTACTTAGCAAAAAAATCGGCTCAAGAAGCCCAAGTTTAA
- a CDS encoding UDP-glucose dehydrogenase family protein, with the protein MKIAVVGTGYVGLVTGTCFAETGNNVTCVDIDTEKVNKLKKGKITIYEPGLDVLFDRNIKQERLKFTTNLEEGIKGAQIIFLALPTPPGEDGSADLKYVLQAASDLGHLLEEYAVVVDKSTVPVGTAEKVHAKIAENAKVDFDVVSNPEFLREGVAVEDFMKPDRVVVGTSSEKARKFMEKLYMPFVRQGNPIIFMDERSAEMTKYAANAFLATKITFMNEIANLCEKAGANVDNVRQGIGTDTRIGKRFLFAGIGYGGSCFPKDVQALEKTANEYEYDFKILKSVMNVNQEQKTKLLPQLKGHFNNDLKGKTLAVWGLSFKPYTDDIREAPSLENIHALLAEGVTIKAYDPEAMDNVKQVVGDKIEYTDSPYGALLDADALLIFTEWPVFRTPDFEVVNKLLKNKVIFDGRNLFELEQMQELGYKYYSIGREVVKN; encoded by the coding sequence ATGAAAATAGCAGTAGTTGGTACTGGGTATGTAGGTTTAGTTACAGGTACCTGCTTCGCCGAAACCGGTAATAATGTTACGTGCGTTGATATAGATACCGAGAAGGTAAACAAGTTAAAAAAAGGTAAAATCACTATTTACGAGCCAGGTTTAGATGTATTGTTTGACCGCAATATCAAACAAGAACGCCTTAAGTTTACCACCAACCTTGAAGAAGGCATCAAAGGGGCTCAAATCATCTTTTTGGCGTTGCCAACCCCCCCAGGTGAAGATGGCTCCGCTGACCTAAAATATGTTTTGCAAGCAGCCAGCGATTTAGGGCATTTGCTAGAGGAGTACGCTGTAGTTGTTGACAAGAGTACAGTACCTGTAGGCACCGCCGAAAAAGTACACGCCAAAATTGCCGAAAATGCCAAGGTAGACTTTGATGTAGTGTCAAACCCTGAATTTTTGCGTGAGGGTGTGGCGGTAGAAGATTTTATGAAACCCGATCGGGTAGTAGTGGGTACCTCGTCTGAAAAAGCCCGCAAATTCATGGAAAAACTCTATATGCCATTTGTACGCCAGGGCAATCCTATCATATTTATGGATGAGCGCTCAGCTGAGATGACAAAGTATGCTGCCAATGCTTTTTTGGCTACCAAAATTACTTTTATGAACGAAATAGCCAACCTTTGCGAGAAGGCTGGTGCCAATGTTGACAATGTTCGTCAAGGAATTGGTACTGATACGCGTATTGGTAAGCGTTTTTTATTTGCAGGTATTGGCTATGGAGGAAGCTGTTTTCCTAAGGATGTACAGGCACTGGAAAAAACAGCCAATGAGTATGAGTATGACTTTAAGATACTAAAGTCAGTAATGAATGTAAACCAAGAACAAAAAACCAAGTTGTTGCCTCAGTTAAAGGGTCATTTTAACAATGATCTAAAGGGTAAAACTTTGGCAGTTTGGGGGCTTTCGTTTAAGCCATATACCGACGATATACGCGAAGCACCTTCATTGGAAAACATTCATGCATTGCTGGCAGAGGGCGTAACAATAAAAGCTTATGACCCTGAAGCCATGGACAATGTAAAGCAGGTAGTTGGCGATAAGATAGAATATACAGACAGTCCTTATGGTGCACTATTAGACGCTGATGCGCTACTAATTTTTACAGAGTGGCCTGTATTCAGAACACCAGATTTTGAGGTAGTAAACAAGTTGCTCAAAAACAAGGTGATCTTCGATGGAAGAAACTTGTTTGAGTTGGAGCAAATGCAAGAGCTTGGTTACAAATACTATAGCATTGGACGAGAAGTAGTAAAAAACTAA
- a CDS encoding leucine-rich repeat domain-containing protein, which yields MTITTQTKQNFLQLLRSTQEENVALALQMAQNNAQLQVLVPNYLPLVQCFIDRDATQAEASHIARFNHTILEFTDHPAVQIPKEIALFQHVEELILYDNLLTCLPMEMSQLTHLKKLNLFHNPFKEFPCVVCQIPQLEWLYISSKEISSLPPAIAQMRALRWFSIVNTQVSGLPPELFQLHQLQELLLSNNKIEVLPDAIGQLTGLKRLVLADNPLTHISDEIGKLNNLEYLNLENTQVDLPPTLAQLDRLEILDLSQNCFTELPWQVSELSGLRLLILGRNKLTQLPATINKLQGLQELYLNMNDLTFLPDSIGDLVNLKVLFVPGNKLTTFPKSFKNLQQLEILQLDSNQLACIPQEIFMLQNLKDLIIRDNQLVHIPEEIKQLKKLESLYLEKNNLPTEVILQVRQWLPNCAIHVN from the coding sequence ATGACCATCACTACCCAAACTAAACAGAATTTTTTACAATTACTTCGCTCTACACAAGAGGAAAATGTGGCTTTGGCTCTGCAAATGGCTCAAAACAATGCCCAACTTCAGGTACTCGTTCCCAATTACTTGCCTTTGGTTCAATGCTTCATCGATAGAGACGCTACTCAAGCTGAGGCAAGTCATATTGCCCGGTTCAATCATACTATTTTAGAGTTTACTGACCATCCTGCAGTACAAATACCTAAAGAAATAGCCTTGTTCCAACACGTTGAAGAGTTGATTCTGTATGATAACCTGCTGACTTGCCTGCCAATGGAAATGAGCCAACTTACCCATCTCAAAAAACTTAATTTATTTCATAACCCCTTCAAAGAGTTTCCCTGCGTGGTTTGTCAAATCCCACAATTGGAATGGCTTTATATAAGCAGTAAAGAAATTTCCAGTTTGCCACCCGCCATTGCTCAAATGCGGGCTTTGCGTTGGTTTTCGATAGTTAATACCCAGGTATCAGGTTTGCCACCTGAGCTATTTCAATTACACCAACTCCAGGAATTATTGTTGAGTAATAATAAAATTGAAGTATTGCCTGATGCTATTGGGCAACTTACTGGTTTAAAAAGGTTGGTACTGGCTGACAATCCTCTGACCCATATTTCTGACGAAATAGGCAAGCTTAATAACTTAGAGTACCTAAACCTGGAAAATACTCAAGTTGATTTGCCTCCCACTTTGGCACAACTTGATAGGTTAGAAATATTAGATTTATCTCAAAATTGTTTTACTGAACTACCTTGGCAAGTGTCAGAACTATCAGGTTTACGCTTGCTTATTTTAGGACGAAATAAGCTGACCCAACTGCCTGCTACAATCAACAAATTACAAGGCTTGCAGGAGCTTTATCTAAATATGAATGACCTTACTTTTTTGCCTGACAGTATAGGTGACTTAGTCAATTTAAAGGTGTTGTTTGTACCTGGTAATAAACTTACTACTTTTCCCAAGTCATTTAAAAACCTTCAGCAGCTCGAAATACTACAACTGGATAGCAACCAGTTGGCATGCATTCCACAAGAAATTTTTATGCTGCAAAACCTTAAAGATTTAATTATCCGTGACAACCAACTCGTGCATATTCCTGAAGAAATAAAACAGCTAAAGAAACTGGAATCCTTATATTTAGAAAAAAATAATTTGCCCACAGAGGTTATCCTGCAAGTAAGGCAATGGTTGCCAAACTGTGCCATACACGTTAATTGA
- a CDS encoding leucine-rich repeat domain-containing protein, whose amino-acid sequence MTKQQFYNLEQALKNPLQVTELILRYQKDLPLEEIAQLKNLEVLHLHHHPFKNLPENLQSLSKLHTLSLMHTRSAKVPEFIFDITSLQSLNLSYNPISRLPHNAQNLVRLRELFLHNCKLKAFPANIHKLEQLETLNLENNQIEHVPPSIGQLSKLQSLILTNNNIQGLPGEFALLNVSKLHLGSNPFYNNLGQKQKTIGALLKQFQHRNYTEKQRKLYFQIFMGVTDEAEKLASYEEFLEGLNSPNQVIRLNALSYLLEKAPNPFINPNPHQMHIHLAGKFNGFDTKQLEEQLQNTNIVIDERLKKSTTHLVVGENPKKKLNKALEMGIPIVAQGRLKDFLHTIEDHYLAKNDAATLQMAKNLADLLQSHEENNQELGLEMAMGGGIHPSFFYDLLLLYLWNRNLKIKNQTEKVLEKHLSSNLFIHLKTNAKNYYNDPSEDAISTYLENICAHPDIDANELGIRFFQITNRGKRFCLRYPKSFIEVCQQEVKGSVLRLTGLKLDLLSDSIGKYTHLKILYLHNNSLSTLPGEFTQLQKLYVLSLKKNKIQEFPLQLLALPELDNLDLSSNKIEKLPDDIGKLTKLKRLNLRNNKLNQLPESIAKLKQLKTLNLEGNPIKKDEKAKSQAQALLPGCEIRF is encoded by the coding sequence ATGACAAAACAACAGTTTTATAACCTGGAACAAGCCCTTAAAAACCCCTTACAGGTAACAGAGCTTATACTACGCTACCAGAAAGACCTACCACTGGAAGAAATTGCCCAATTAAAAAACCTTGAGGTATTGCACTTGCACCACCATCCTTTTAAAAACCTTCCCGAAAACCTCCAGAGTTTGTCAAAACTGCATACGTTGAGTTTAATGCACACCCGCTCGGCAAAAGTACCAGAGTTTATATTTGACATTACCTCGTTGCAGTCACTTAACTTGTCGTACAATCCTATTAGCCGCCTGCCCCACAATGCACAAAACCTGGTACGCCTTCGGGAACTTTTTCTACACAACTGCAAACTTAAGGCTTTTCCTGCCAACATTCATAAACTGGAACAGCTGGAAACCTTGAACCTGGAAAACAACCAAATAGAACACGTACCACCCAGTATTGGACAACTGAGTAAACTCCAGAGCCTCATACTTACCAACAACAACATTCAGGGTTTACCTGGGGAGTTTGCTCTGCTCAATGTAAGCAAGCTACACTTGGGCTCTAACCCTTTTTATAACAACCTCGGGCAAAAACAAAAAACGATTGGGGCTTTGCTTAAGCAGTTTCAACATAGGAACTATACAGAAAAACAACGTAAACTGTATTTTCAGATTTTTATGGGGGTGACTGACGAAGCAGAAAAACTGGCATCCTATGAAGAGTTTTTAGAGGGATTAAACTCTCCAAATCAGGTAATTCGCCTCAATGCTTTGTCTTATTTGCTTGAGAAAGCCCCCAACCCTTTTATCAACCCTAACCCCCACCAAATGCACATCCATTTGGCAGGTAAGTTTAATGGGTTTGACACCAAACAGCTAGAAGAGCAACTGCAAAACACCAATATTGTAATAGATGAGCGTCTCAAAAAAAGTACAACACACCTAGTAGTGGGCGAAAACCCCAAGAAAAAACTCAATAAAGCCCTGGAGATGGGTATTCCGATAGTGGCACAGGGACGTTTGAAAGACTTCTTGCATACAATTGAAGATCATTACCTTGCTAAAAACGATGCAGCTACTTTGCAAATGGCTAAAAATCTGGCGGATTTGCTGCAAAGCCACGAAGAAAACAACCAGGAACTGGGGCTCGAAATGGCTATGGGAGGTGGAATACACCCTTCTTTTTTTTATGATTTATTGTTGCTGTATTTATGGAACCGCAACCTAAAAATTAAAAATCAAACTGAAAAGGTACTGGAAAAACACCTGAGTTCTAACTTGTTTATCCACCTGAAAACCAACGCCAAAAACTACTACAACGACCCCAGCGAAGACGCCATCAGTACTTACCTGGAAAACATTTGTGCACACCCTGACATTGACGCCAACGAATTGGGTATTCGTTTTTTTCAAATTACTAATCGGGGCAAACGGTTTTGTTTGCGTTACCCCAAATCGTTTATAGAGGTATGCCAACAAGAGGTAAAAGGATCGGTGCTCAGGCTTACCGGGCTCAAACTTGACTTACTGAGCGACAGCATTGGTAAATATACCCACCTTAAAATTTTGTACCTGCACAACAACAGTTTATCCACTTTGCCCGGCGAATTTACACAATTACAAAAGCTGTATGTGTTATCGCTCAAAAAAAACAAGATTCAAGAGTTTCCTTTGCAACTATTGGCTTTACCTGAACTGGACAACCTCGACTTATCGTCTAATAAAATTGAAAAGCTACCCGATGACATTGGCAAGTTAACCAAACTAAAACGCCTTAATCTACGCAACAATAAATTGAATCAATTGCCCGAAAGTATAGCAAAACTTAAGCAGTTAAAAACCTTGAACCTGGAAGGTAATCCCATAAAGAAAGACGAAAAAGCCAAAAGTCAAGCCCAGGCTTTATTGCCTGGTTGTGAGATCAGGTTTTAA
- the dtd gene encoding D-aminoacyl-tRNA deacylase has translation MIAVIQRVTEASVTIDQQVKGAINQGLLVLLGIASEDNEEDIEWLVKKIINLRIFGDEEGKMNLSLNDVAGDILLISQFTLHASTKKGNRPSYIKAAKPDVAIPIYEHFIKIMEKQLGKPIATGEFGADMKVRLLNDGPVTIMIDTKNKQ, from the coding sequence ATGATAGCAGTCATTCAACGGGTAACGGAGGCCTCAGTCACTATAGACCAACAAGTAAAAGGAGCAATAAACCAAGGACTGTTGGTATTGTTGGGCATTGCAAGCGAAGATAATGAGGAGGATATTGAATGGCTTGTAAAAAAGATTATCAATTTAAGGATTTTTGGCGACGAAGAAGGAAAAATGAATTTATCTTTGAACGATGTAGCCGGAGATATTTTACTCATTAGCCAGTTTACCTTACACGCCAGTACTAAAAAAGGCAACCGCCCCTCTTATATAAAGGCAGCCAAGCCCGATGTGGCCATACCTATATACGAACACTTTATAAAAATAATGGAAAAGCAACTAGGCAAACCTATAGCCACTGGAGAGTTTGGGGCTGATATGAAGGTAAGGTTGTTGAACGACGGACCAGTAACGATTATGATTGATACCAAAAATAAACAGTAA
- a CDS encoding DUF4907 domain-containing protein, producing the protein MKQFSLFCLLLLWMVGACKPSDSKGSGNQKDSSNHSTIDQPSKPNKPQGNTPPVNPYSKALFETKIIDSEEGTFGYEITATVNGKTQRIRQTHKPSLPGIKGFDTKAQAQKVADFVVNKIKTQGFPPTVTPEELAQLGVVK; encoded by the coding sequence ATGAAACAATTTTCTTTATTTTGCCTATTGTTACTTTGGATGGTGGGAGCTTGTAAGCCTTCAGACTCTAAGGGTTCAGGTAATCAAAAAGATTCGAGTAACCATTCTACTATTGATCAACCCTCAAAACCAAATAAACCTCAGGGTAACACACCTCCTGTAAATCCTTATTCCAAAGCATTGTTTGAGACCAAGATAATTGATAGTGAAGAGGGCACTTTTGGCTACGAAATAACGGCAACAGTGAACGGTAAAACACAACGTATCCGTCAAACACACAAACCGAGTTTACCAGGCATCAAGGGATTTGACACCAAAGCTCAAGCCCAAAAAGTAGCCGATTTTGTGGTGAACAAGATTAAGACACAGGGCTTTCCTCCTACAGTTACTCCAGAAGAGCTGGCACAATTAGGAGTAGTGAAGTAA
- the galE gene encoding UDP-glucose 4-epimerase GalE, producing the protein MKVLITGGTGFIGSHTVISLVKEGLNPVIVDNFDNSSPYILEALEKITGTKPSFYNVDCNDAQALDQVFMQEGNIQGVIHFAAHKAVGESVANPLKYYRNNLGSLINLLDPMLRHKVSSLVFSSSCTVYGQPATLPVTETAAVVPAASPYGNTKQVCEEIIKDTVASNVLNPEQSAMNAVLLRYFNPIGAHPSGQIGELPLGVPGNLVPFITQTAAGIRPQLTVFGNDYNTPDGTCIRDYIHVLDLADAHVKALRFAANVADKKGLCEAFNIGTGKGHSVMELVKTFEQVSGLSLNYLLGERRSGDIEQIYASVDKAQQQLGWVAQRDIEEGLRDAWNWQKNLESLALDKA; encoded by the coding sequence ATGAAAGTTTTAATAACAGGAGGCACGGGCTTTATTGGCTCACATACGGTTATTTCATTAGTAAAGGAGGGGCTCAATCCTGTGATTGTAGACAACTTTGATAACTCATCACCTTACATCCTTGAGGCATTAGAGAAAATAACGGGAACGAAACCTTCTTTTTATAATGTAGATTGCAACGATGCACAAGCCCTTGACCAGGTGTTTATGCAAGAAGGCAATATTCAGGGGGTCATCCACTTTGCTGCGCACAAAGCAGTGGGCGAGTCGGTAGCAAACCCTTTGAAATATTATAGAAATAACCTTGGATCACTTATCAACTTGCTAGACCCTATGCTGAGGCACAAGGTAAGCAGTTTGGTTTTTTCATCATCTTGTACTGTATACGGGCAACCAGCTACGCTTCCTGTTACAGAAACGGCGGCGGTAGTACCTGCGGCTTCGCCTTATGGCAATACCAAACAAGTGTGTGAAGAAATTATCAAAGACACAGTTGCCAGCAATGTTCTTAACCCTGAGCAATCGGCAATGAATGCAGTATTATTGCGGTATTTCAACCCTATTGGGGCACACCCCAGCGGACAAATTGGAGAACTCCCACTGGGTGTACCAGGCAATTTAGTACCTTTTATTACACAAACTGCCGCTGGCATACGCCCACAACTTACAGTGTTTGGCAACGACTACAATACCCCTGATGGTACTTGTATACGTGACTATATACATGTGCTCGACCTGGCAGATGCTCACGTAAAGGCTTTGCGATTTGCGGCCAATGTTGCTGACAAGAAAGGGCTTTGTGAAGCTTTTAATATTGGTACTGGCAAGGGGCACTCGGTCATGGAGTTGGTAAAAACTTTTGAGCAGGTAAGTGGTTTATCACTCAATTATTTATTAGGCGAACGCCGTTCAGGAGATATTGAACAAATTTATGCCTCGGTAGACAAAGCCCAGCAACAATTGGGTTGGGTAGCCCAAAGAGACATAGAAGAAGGGCTACGAGACGCCTGGAACTGGCAAAAGAACCTGGAAAGCCTGGCTTTAGATAAAGCCTAA